In Pleurocapsa sp. PCC 7319, the following are encoded in one genomic region:
- the ltrA gene encoding group II intron reverse transcriptase/maturase produces MSYLNTTNGLRKPLEDWSQINWCQIYKAVRNLRQRIFLARKLGNWRKLRNLQKLMQRSYANLLLSVRKITQTNQGKQTAGIDKEIVNTPEARVKLVNNWKGGSQCPTKRVMILKPNGKKRPLGIPTVRDRIEQAVIVNSLEPEWEAVFESNSYGFRCGRSCQDAIEQNFLRVHKGRDTWVLEADIKGFFDNIAHEAILKQLGNFPKRNLIKGWLKAGFIFEGKYNPTETGTPQGGSCSPLLANIGLHGLETIIKTTNPKLGVVRYADDVIVTARDKGSLETVQIQIQQWLSNRGLELSAEKTLITSMEDGFDFLGFNHRHYNGKLLIKPSKKKVLDFCKRIGKEIKAMNGIEQEAVIRKLNPILRGFANYYKGVVSKETFGYISSRIWQYLWRWAKRRHSNKGKRWIRERYFKTYKGNNWTFACNTSNRERKEKLLVLYPIAYTSIERHIKVKGNASPDDPYLKEYWKKRHQKHGKSYWERNSRNFNIAQNQNWKCPICGEPLFNGEEIETHHIIPVAQGGQDDIENLQHLHKPCHKQEHSKSKTNRLK; encoded by the coding sequence ATGTCGTACTTAAATACAACAAACGGACTGCGGAAACCGCTAGAAGATTGGAGTCAGATTAACTGGTGCCAAATCTACAAAGCGGTTAGGAATCTACGTCAAAGAATCTTTCTCGCGAGAAAACTTGGTAACTGGCGGAAATTGAGAAATCTCCAAAAGTTAATGCAAAGAAGCTACGCAAACCTATTACTATCTGTACGGAAAATCACTCAGACCAATCAAGGTAAACAAACGGCAGGAATTGACAAAGAAATAGTCAATACCCCTGAAGCACGAGTGAAGCTGGTAAACAACTGGAAAGGTGGAAGCCAATGCCCAACTAAACGGGTAATGATTCTCAAACCCAACGGTAAGAAACGACCGCTCGGCATCCCTACCGTACGCGACAGAATCGAACAGGCAGTAATAGTTAATTCGCTAGAACCCGAATGGGAAGCCGTGTTTGAATCTAATTCCTATGGGTTCAGATGCGGAAGAAGCTGTCAAGATGCCATTGAACAAAACTTTCTCAGAGTTCATAAAGGCAGAGACACTTGGGTTTTAGAAGCTGATATTAAGGGATTCTTTGACAACATTGCCCATGAAGCCATTTTAAAACAATTAGGAAATTTCCCGAAAAGAAATCTAATAAAAGGATGGTTAAAAGCTGGATTTATCTTTGAAGGAAAATACAATCCAACAGAAACGGGAACACCACAGGGCGGGAGCTGCTCGCCATTATTAGCCAATATAGGGTTGCATGGATTAGAAACAATCATAAAAACCACCAACCCAAAATTAGGCGTGGTTAGATACGCTGATGATGTCATCGTCACAGCTAGAGACAAAGGAAGTCTCGAAACAGTCCAAATTCAGATACAACAATGGTTGTCAAATAGAGGACTCGAACTTAGCGCGGAGAAGACGCTTATCACGTCAATGGAAGATGGTTTTGACTTCCTTGGATTCAACCACCGCCACTATAATGGCAAATTGCTAATCAAGCCATCGAAGAAGAAAGTCCTCGACTTTTGTAAGCGTATTGGCAAAGAAATAAAAGCAATGAACGGGATAGAACAAGAGGCAGTCATAAGGAAACTGAATCCAATTCTCCGAGGTTTTGCTAACTATTACAAAGGAGTGGTTAGCAAAGAAACCTTCGGCTATATTTCATCTAGAATATGGCAATACCTTTGGCGTTGGGCTAAACGTAGACATTCCAACAAAGGAAAAAGATGGATAAGAGAACGCTACTTTAAAACCTACAAAGGAAACAATTGGACATTTGCTTGTAACACAAGCAACCGCGAAAGGAAGGAGAAACTTTTAGTCCTCTACCCTATTGCATATACATCCATTGAACGCCACATAAAGGTTAAAGGAAATGCGTCACCAGATGACCCCTATCTCAAAGAATATTGGAAAAAACGCCACCAAAAACATGGTAAAAGCTATTGGGAACGCAACTCGCGAAACTTCAATATTGCTCAAAACCAAAACTGGAAATGTCCAATTTGTGGCGAACCATTATTCAATGGAGAGGAAATAGAAACCCATCACATAATTCCTGTTGCTCAAGGCGGACAAGACGACATTGAAAACCTTCAGCATCTACACAAACCGTGTCACAAACAGGAACACTCAAAATCCAAGACAAATCGCTTGAAGTAA
- a CDS encoding fatty acid desaturase — MISTKPFAKRPKLPSSFYEPTFIGSFTFVIYSLLMFVLPGLTCRYVYYCNLPLPIKVFFQIPLVLISCQGLQLLTLVGHEGFHLSLHKNRYVSILSGIFLSSIIFSFFEIGSAFPHWDHHRHTNQPNDPDVKIFSKFNSFWSRIFVAKITANRSFIRNTFLAALNKDLDYPYKFPIRNHEIVLFAWFNILSSLFWTSIYVLLFIHDPVLCTFLVITPHLFLPITGLRAYIEHAGLSAGPFLDSRSRISFMATLLYYYNNYHLEHHLYPSVPCYKLPLVYKYLKSNGFYDKLDVPIEENFWSAIKYIFPPYKYAVDSKSKQIKVDYESSKKVKQV; from the coding sequence ATGATATCTACAAAACCATTTGCCAAACGTCCAAAGTTACCTTCTTCATTTTACGAGCCGACTTTTATAGGATCTTTTACTTTCGTAATCTACTCTTTATTAATGTTTGTTCTACCCGGTCTGACCTGCCGGTATGTGTACTATTGTAATTTGCCTTTACCTATAAAAGTATTTTTTCAAATACCGCTTGTTTTGATTTCTTGTCAAGGTCTTCAGCTTCTTACCCTTGTTGGTCACGAAGGATTTCATTTATCACTTCACAAAAATAGATACGTCAGTATTCTCTCTGGAATATTTTTGTCTTCAATAATTTTCAGCTTCTTTGAAATAGGTTCCGCTTTTCCACACTGGGATCATCACCGACATACCAACCAACCCAATGATCCTGATGTTAAGATTTTTTCCAAATTTAATAGTTTCTGGTCTAGAATATTTGTTGCAAAAATTACTGCAAATAGAAGTTTTATACGTAATACTTTTCTTGCAGCTTTAAACAAGGATTTAGATTATCCTTACAAATTTCCTATTCGAAATCATGAAATTGTTCTTTTCGCTTGGTTTAATATATTATCTTCGCTGTTTTGGACAAGTATATATGTATTATTATTTATACACGATCCTGTACTTTGTACATTTTTAGTAATTACACCCCATTTGTTTTTACCAATAACTGGGTTAAGGGCTTATATTGAGCATGCAGGTCTCTCTGCAGGACCTTTCCTTGATTCTAGAAGCAGGATATCTTTTATGGCTACATTGCTGTATTATTATAATAATTATCATTTAGAGCATCATTTGTATCCGTCTGTACCTTGCTACAAGCTTCCACTTGTATACAAATATCTTAAAAGTAACGGTTTTTACGACAAACTTGACGTACCGATAGAAGAAAACTTTTGGAGTGCAATAAAATATATTTTCCCTCCTTATAAGTATGCCGTAGATAGTAAGAGTAAACAGATCAAAGTTGACTATGAAAGTAGCAAAAAAGTCAAGCAAGTTTAA
- a CDS encoding 3-oxoacyl-[acyl-carrier-protein] synthase III C-terminal domain-containing protein, whose product MKIQMSKIKKVSLLGLAYELGELRDIRSLNELSNNNTVLEALLKLDLKTYSKSMFSASEMAYNSIQSTIEKSSLPKSEIDALLYVSDQSLGLDSRQEVSRVMDKLELTNAYPIGISLSASGNLHTAIRIATSLLRTDEYRNILIATVSKLEDYSSRIVPPNVSVQSDAAASCIVSSTVEGTFDIIKTVQHANASINNIDPLIQSTEYFDSIAEGIQLTVEKLMGNIGKVSKDFSKFIMNNYNSSVAQTICAISGFSQEQTFTENIHRFAHAVASDNIINLCDMLDKDYIQKCDLILLLGTGPSTWGATALLKV is encoded by the coding sequence TTGAAAATTCAAATGTCAAAAATAAAAAAAGTTTCCTTATTAGGTCTTGCATATGAGTTAGGCGAACTTCGTGATATTCGATCTTTAAATGAGTTGAGTAATAACAATACAGTTTTAGAAGCTTTGTTAAAACTCGATCTAAAAACGTATAGCAAAAGCATGTTCTCAGCATCTGAAATGGCATACAATAGTATACAGAGTACCATAGAAAAGTCATCTTTGCCGAAAAGCGAAATTGATGCATTGCTCTATGTTAGTGACCAGAGTTTAGGGTTAGATAGTCGGCAAGAAGTAAGTCGTGTTATGGATAAGCTAGAGTTAACAAATGCTTACCCAATAGGTATTTCGCTTTCTGCTTCTGGTAATCTGCATACTGCAATTCGTATAGCGACAAGTCTTTTAAGAACGGATGAATATAGAAATATTCTGATTGCTACTGTTAGTAAATTAGAAGACTACAGTTCAAGAATTGTTCCTCCAAATGTATCAGTTCAAAGTGATGCAGCTGCAAGCTGTATTGTTAGCTCAACTGTTGAAGGAACATTCGATATTATTAAAACTGTTCAACATGCAAATGCCAGTATAAACAACATTGATCCCCTTATCCAATCTACCGAATATTTTGATTCTATTGCTGAAGGAATTCAATTAACAGTGGAAAAACTAATGGGGAATATCGGAAAAGTTTCTAAAGATTTTTCCAAATTTATCATGAACAATTACAATTCTTCAGTAGCTCAGACTATTTGTGCTATTTCTGGTTTTTCACAAGAGCAAACTTTTACAGAAAATATACATAGGTTTGCCCATGCAGTTGCATCAGACAACATAATAAACTTGTGTGATATGCTAGATAAAGACTATATTCAAAAATGTGATTTAATTTTATTACTAGGAACTGGTCCTAGCACATGGGGAGCAACAGCATTACTCAAAGTATAA
- a CDS encoding MFS transporter: protein MSRDYLAPKNDSDFVSSKRWLALGILMIAQFMYIADLTIVLIAVPAIQKELKADFAAVQWITAGYALSYAVALITGGRLGDIFGRKRIFIYGLGGFSIASTMCGLALTSNFLIASRIFQGLTVALMMPQVLSIIQLSFPSSDERSTAFGIFSAVSGVSGTASIPLCSLLIQTDLLNLGWRSLFLINLPLGLLALLASPLIRESRSPVPLKVDWIGVTMVSVGLFTFIYPLVGGRKSGWSLWIFLCLVFAVLILIFFVYYQLYLSKQKKSPLIELSLFKNYSFVVGILITLVMYLGMFSFYLIMTVYLQSGLQLTVMQAGLVFTPLAITIFIAAVASMKLERYLGSRLVIVGTAIMAVSMLLFNAIVHQLAVSPPIAELMIAMSVFGIGQGLAVPTLLNSTLAKVRETEAGSASGILTTVQQISNAFGVAVVGIVFFGILDSTSSELNLQQYNRALFASLLCNFSLLTLAFLLSFFLQRYLSTKRTI, encoded by the coding sequence ATGTCTCGTGACTATTTAGCTCCCAAAAACGATTCTGACTTTGTAAGTTCAAAAAGATGGCTAGCTTTAGGCATCTTGATGATTGCCCAGTTTATGTATATTGCTGACCTTACTATTGTTCTTATCGCTGTTCCTGCTATACAAAAAGAGTTGAAAGCAGACTTTGCTGCAGTTCAATGGATTACTGCTGGTTACGCTTTATCATATGCTGTTGCTCTAATTACTGGTGGACGCTTAGGCGACATCTTTGGACGCAAACGAATTTTCATATACGGATTGGGAGGTTTTAGTATAGCTTCCACCATGTGTGGTTTGGCTTTGACTTCTAATTTCTTAATTGCTTCTAGAATTTTTCAAGGATTGACGGTAGCCTTAATGATGCCTCAAGTTTTATCTATTATTCAATTAAGTTTTCCTTCATCAGATGAGCGTTCTACGGCATTCGGAATATTTAGCGCAGTCTCTGGTGTTAGCGGGACAGCTAGTATACCGTTATGTAGTCTCCTCATTCAAACGGATTTACTTAATTTGGGATGGCGCTCTCTCTTTTTAATTAATCTTCCACTAGGTCTTTTAGCATTACTTGCTTCTCCTCTTATTCGCGAGTCGCGTTCTCCAGTACCACTTAAAGTGGATTGGATAGGAGTAACAATGGTTTCAGTTGGACTTTTTACATTTATTTATCCATTAGTGGGTGGGCGAAAATCAGGATGGTCATTATGGATATTTCTTTGTTTAGTCTTCGCAGTGCTCATTTTAATTTTCTTTGTTTATTATCAACTGTATCTTTCAAAGCAAAAAAAATCCCCTCTTATTGAGCTTTCATTATTTAAAAATTATAGTTTTGTAGTTGGGATATTGATTACACTTGTTATGTATTTAGGAATGTTTTCATTCTATCTGATAATGACAGTTTACTTGCAATCTGGATTGCAATTAACTGTTATGCAAGCTGGTCTGGTCTTTACACCTTTGGCAATCACTATTTTTATTGCAGCAGTCGCTTCTATGAAATTAGAGCGTTATCTTGGTAGTCGACTTGTCATTGTTGGAACCGCAATTATGGCAGTGAGCATGCTGTTATTTAATGCTATCGTTCATCAACTTGCTGTATCTCCACCAATTGCTGAACTGATGATTGCAATGTCGGTATTCGGCATTGGTCAAGGACTGGCAGTTCCTACCTTACTGAACTCTACATTAGCAAAAGTAAGAGAAACAGAAGCCGGTTCAGCTTCTGGAATACTAACTACTGTGCAGCAAATCTCTAATGCTTTTGGTGTAGCAGTAGTTGGTATTGTTTTCTTTGGAATTCTTGATTCTACTTCCTCCGAACTTAATCTTCAACAATACAACAGAGCGCTTTTTGCTTCGCTACTATGCAATTTTAGCCTTTTAACATTGGCATTTTTACTTTCTTTTTTTCTACAACGTTATTTATCTACAAAAAGAACAATTTGA
- a CDS encoding GH3 auxin-responsive promoter family protein: MYKSSIEQNKVSPYTTSFLSKNKNYLDLQRKICANPEQTFFNTFVDILAQSRSTLFGKDHKLSSCRNINDFRRAVPIRQYTDFEHYINQIIDGYNGVLTESAPLAFYQTSGTSGKAKYIPVTRHWREKYRGPALYAQWGLYFEGLKNVTISRNSVLDLSWKRCQARLYAGAIPRYSITQRPASLGNSDWMPPWYDEEWFVSDNDEKFKEVAKQKYLLNLSDSDVKIIVSVNPSRLTALAEVLADNTEWIISKLYERPSTRSKAKLLNNIVQSTQHPLRPNNLWPNLSLISCWNSASARFYQPWLQELYPEVNLIPFSTTSTEGIVTIPVDYHSSAGPLAVNQGIHEFIEVKDMSDSSAVCPSSETLLYKELEMGKTYRLVMSQANGLCRLDMADAYKVIGWVGKSPRLEFVGRVGFHSSFTGEKLSEDNIYSAVTTAFQRTLNTETIILPMFTCVPVWDRPPGYTLAVEWSDSYKDYSIEKFSFLVEKAMQEINCEYAHKRHTCRLRKIKVLPIKEKSFNKIADELSRQGTSISQVKHHWLQKDGNILSLVQQLDLGLGW; the protein is encoded by the coding sequence ATGTATAAAAGCTCCATTGAACAAAACAAAGTTTCCCCATATACTACAAGTTTCTTATCCAAAAACAAAAATTATCTAGATCTTCAACGTAAGATTTGTGCAAATCCTGAGCAGACTTTCTTTAATACGTTTGTTGACATACTTGCTCAATCCAGATCCACTTTATTTGGTAAAGATCATAAGCTATCTAGCTGTAGAAATATAAATGACTTCAGAAGAGCTGTTCCAATTAGACAGTATACAGATTTTGAACACTATATCAATCAAATCATTGATGGTTACAATGGGGTGTTAACTGAAAGTGCCCCACTAGCTTTTTATCAAACTTCTGGAACTTCTGGAAAAGCCAAGTATATTCCTGTGACTAGACATTGGCGTGAAAAATACAGAGGTCCTGCTTTATATGCTCAATGGGGATTGTACTTCGAGGGATTAAAAAATGTAACGATTTCTAGAAACTCGGTTTTAGATTTATCGTGGAAACGTTGCCAAGCAAGATTGTATGCTGGAGCTATACCAAGGTATAGTATTACTCAAAGACCAGCGAGCCTCGGAAATAGCGATTGGATGCCTCCTTGGTATGATGAAGAGTGGTTTGTCAGCGATAACGATGAAAAATTTAAAGAAGTTGCCAAGCAAAAGTATTTGCTCAACCTATCGGACTCAGATGTTAAAATTATTGTTTCTGTTAATCCAAGCCGCTTGACTGCTTTAGCAGAGGTTCTTGCTGATAATACTGAATGGATTATTTCTAAGCTATACGAACGGCCTAGCACTAGAAGCAAAGCCAAACTTTTAAACAATATTGTACAATCTACTCAGCATCCTTTGCGACCAAATAATCTCTGGCCTAATCTATCACTTATTTCTTGTTGGAATTCTGCTTCAGCAAGATTTTATCAGCCATGGCTACAGGAGCTTTATCCAGAAGTTAACCTTATTCCTTTTTCTACAACCTCTACAGAAGGTATTGTTACCATTCCAGTAGATTATCACTCTAGCGCAGGTCCTCTGGCTGTAAATCAAGGTATTCACGAATTTATAGAGGTGAAGGATATGTCTGATTCTTCAGCGGTTTGTCCCTCTTCAGAAACTTTATTGTACAAAGAGCTTGAAATGGGAAAAACTTATCGTTTGGTAATGTCTCAAGCAAATGGACTTTGTCGGCTAGATATGGCTGATGCTTATAAGGTAATTGGCTGGGTAGGTAAATCTCCCCGTTTAGAATTTGTAGGCAGAGTCGGTTTTCATAGCTCATTTACAGGTGAAAAATTATCAGAGGATAATATTTACTCAGCAGTAACTACTGCGTTTCAGAGAACTCTAAACACAGAGACTATTATATTGCCTATGTTTACGTGTGTTCCTGTATGGGATAGACCTCCAGGTTATACACTCGCAGTTGAGTGGAGTGACTCTTACAAAGATTATTCAATAGAGAAATTCAGCTTTTTAGTGGAGAAAGCTATGCAAGAAATAAACTGCGAATATGCTCATAAAAGGCATACTTGTCGTTTGCGAAAAATAAAAGTACTTCCCATTAAAGAAAAATCATTTAATAAAATTGCAGATGAACTTAGTAGGCAGGGAACTTCAATATCACAAGTAAAACATCATTGGTTGCAAAAAGATGGCAATATACTTAGTTTGGTTCAACAACTTGATCTTGGTTTAGGGTGGTAA
- a CDS encoding amino acid adenylation domain-containing protein, which yields MSINYKSDIKSNSKTCCSILHEPFEQQVLKSPNAVAIIFEKERLTYKELDVKANQLAHYLQALGVKPGMFVGIFLDRSFDLAISILGILKAGGVCVPMDIKDPEERLRSILADCKAYVVLTNYRYLEMLPNSITNVVSVDEIRETVAKEKKSLLIRKVTSEDLAFVFYTSGSTGIPKGAMLSHQACSNGHAWAQTTLNLTMEDRILFKASVFAGLVKEFFLLLGIGGAVVIVPSAHQKDSSRLVKLIATQNVTVISITPSQLQTLIEEDLLQNCSKLKHVMCSAEPLNPKLQRFFLKSQNPKLHNTYGVTETGPYAAFMSCEREQDPVPIGKAISDVQIYILDSNLQHSPVEVPGEIYIGGKGLSKGYLNKPKLTNEKFVFNPFSNKSRDRLYKTGDIGRYLGDGNIELMGRVDRQVKIRGFRIELGEIESVITKHHAIKQVAVVMRKDASIKNYLVAYAVLHKEQSCEFSELRRYLNHKLPAYMIPTTFTILDFIPLTSSGKVDIDALPVPDRTDNNINNFFMAPRDSIEIELVKLWKELLNVKRVSTKDDFFDLGGHSLLAMRLFTQIKKKFGKNIPLIAIYQASTIEEIAKLIR from the coding sequence ATGTCTATAAATTATAAAAGTGATATCAAATCTAATTCTAAAACTTGCTGTTCGATTTTACATGAGCCTTTCGAACAGCAAGTTTTAAAATCACCGAATGCAGTTGCCATAATCTTTGAAAAAGAGAGACTCACATATAAAGAGTTGGATGTCAAAGCAAATCAACTGGCACATTATCTACAAGCTTTAGGGGTAAAACCAGGAATGTTTGTTGGAATATTTCTGGATCGCTCTTTTGATTTAGCAATCAGCATTTTAGGAATATTAAAAGCTGGTGGAGTTTGTGTACCAATGGACATCAAAGATCCTGAAGAACGATTGCGTTCTATATTAGCTGATTGTAAAGCTTATGTAGTATTAACAAATTATCGCTATCTCGAAATGTTACCTAATAGCATTACAAATGTAGTGTCTGTGGATGAAATTCGGGAAACCGTGGCAAAAGAAAAAAAGAGCTTATTAATCAGAAAAGTAACCTCAGAGGATCTGGCTTTTGTTTTTTATACTTCAGGTTCAACGGGAATTCCTAAAGGTGCAATGCTTTCTCACCAAGCTTGCAGCAATGGGCATGCTTGGGCACAGACAACTCTCAACTTGACTATGGAAGATAGGATACTGTTTAAAGCATCTGTTTTTGCAGGTCTGGTAAAAGAATTTTTCCTTTTGTTGGGAATTGGAGGAGCAGTAGTTATAGTTCCATCCGCACATCAAAAAGATAGCTCTCGCCTAGTTAAACTAATTGCTACACAAAATGTTACAGTCATTTCAATTACTCCTTCTCAATTGCAAACACTTATTGAAGAAGATTTACTTCAAAACTGTAGTAAATTAAAGCATGTAATGTGCAGTGCAGAACCTCTGAATCCTAAACTTCAAAGGTTCTTTTTAAAATCTCAAAATCCAAAACTACACAACACATATGGAGTAACTGAAACTGGACCATATGCAGCTTTTATGTCATGTGAACGAGAGCAGGATCCTGTGCCTATTGGAAAAGCAATAAGTGATGTACAAATTTATATTCTCGATTCCAACCTTCAACATTCACCCGTTGAAGTCCCTGGTGAAATATATATTGGCGGCAAAGGATTATCTAAAGGCTATCTTAACAAACCAAAACTAACAAATGAAAAATTTGTTTTTAACCCATTTAGCAACAAATCCAGAGATCGTCTATACAAAACTGGAGATATAGGTCGTTATTTGGGTGACGGCAATATTGAGTTAATGGGGCGAGTAGATCGCCAGGTTAAAATTCGTGGTTTTCGTATAGAATTAGGAGAAATTGAATCTGTAATTACTAAACACCATGCTATTAAACAGGTTGCAGTAGTAATGAGAAAAGATGCTTCGATCAAAAATTATCTAGTCGCTTATGCTGTTCTGCACAAGGAGCAAAGCTGCGAATTTTCTGAATTACGTCGCTATCTCAATCACAAACTACCCGCTTATATGATTCCCACTACATTTACCATACTAGATTTTATACCTTTAACTTCAAGCGGTAAAGTAGATATAGATGCTTTACCTGTTCCAGACAGAACTGACAATAATATAAACAATTTTTTTATGGCTCCTCGTGATTCTATTGAAATAGAATTGGTAAAGCTTTGGAAAGAGCTGTTAAATGTTAAGCGGGTAAGTACTAAAGATGACTTTTTTGATTTAGGAGGACATTCTTTGCTTGCAATGAGATTATTTACTCAAATCAAGAAAAAATTTGGAAAAAATATACCTTTAATTGCAATTTACCAGGCATCTACTATAGAAGAAATAGCTAAACTTATTCGTTAG
- a CDS encoding L-threonylcarbamoyladenylate synthase — protein MNVYEENKIIEKAVDVIKNRGVVILPADTVYGIFGGLFFPNAVERVYKIKGRERHKPFGICCTNTNVQDLSNLNPTARILMDHFWPGPLSIILNKKKVIPKLFTDNPTVLLLSPKNRILSEVVKRSSIPIFSTTCNFSGDEEITESRLLHPFKNLVDFIGTVDNFPFHLKVSTIVNCVQQPPKVVRCGAIEIQQIRNIIPTVEKDLDLLIR, from the coding sequence ATGAATGTGTATGAAGAGAATAAAATCATAGAGAAGGCTGTGGACGTTATCAAAAATAGAGGTGTAGTAATTTTGCCTGCTGATACAGTATATGGAATATTTGGAGGTTTGTTTTTTCCAAATGCTGTTGAGAGAGTTTACAAAATCAAGGGCAGAGAAAGGCACAAGCCTTTTGGCATATGCTGCACTAATACAAATGTTCAAGATTTATCTAATCTAAATCCGACTGCAAGAATATTAATGGATCATTTTTGGCCAGGTCCTCTTTCTATTATTCTAAACAAAAAAAAGGTTATTCCAAAATTATTTACAGATAATCCAACAGTTTTGCTGCTTTCACCTAAAAATAGAATATTATCTGAAGTCGTAAAACGTTCTTCAATTCCAATATTTTCTACTACTTGTAATTTTTCTGGAGATGAAGAAATAACAGAATCTAGATTGCTTCATCCTTTTAAAAATTTAGTTGATTTTATTGGCACAGTTGATAACTTTCCTTTCCATTTGAAAGTATCTACTATTGTGAATTGCGTTCAACAACCACCAAAAGTAGTTCGCTGTGGAGCAATCGAAATTCAGCAAATTAGAAATATTATTCCTACAGTAGAGAAAGATTTAGATCTATTAATTAGATGA